A genomic segment from Lutzomyia longipalpis isolate SR_M1_2022 chromosome 3, ASM2433408v1 encodes:
- the LOC129794221 gene encoding RINT1-like protein isoform X1 — MKTAEERIIERINKEIGSDIKNLHKSRFLVKEYEESLQNIRAKISLENPLVNSVIKAAICNAQDASERLERQTEKVDAFAESLNEKLDFRTSIVAGIEDSLEKIGGLEHLIEYFKILRDIQEISQELKASVGGRDEGKIVGFYLALCGERESSNSVIGRLQHVEAPHLKTYANQTASYWHDILLDKFSKDFEGLLKTIRWPYLGHASEVLNPSKDAMNKLGILAEYLFLIKPPGDPSSEHVVLSPGVTCPPISHPTELLIKPFRQRFQFHFTGTKQTNRLDKPEWYLTQIINWAKDNHLFVGENFQVSASRAGLADFNVRLEFVRGLVQLAMEKLCEEIEQIAQDEHLFAHLLDEVLSFEQDIKETFNYPNAFPSAITVLTQAQYIVKWLNIERGFTTNKMDAIMTGDSPWEFIEPSNFEELKIPKCVDQFLHLLDAIRERYRNLSQPGHQLQFLQLQLELIDNFRRRLVQLHNTNIGYTKILNAINYLTSVLREWGENVHYLHLHAALVGPDAVEISSVFEKPVEELEHWQRKLVKELAGKVVDDIKAKSMPYRHDLWVTMPEQNAKEPFILSVTAGEMFHIMMQVLHNLETELSANIFGIVLRLIAHQLDDFFLDSMIMNTKFSTGGAAQFQFDMTRNLFPLFGQYVRKPELQFKRCVMRRPKTSHLIVLSENSLLLFVVLLIHVFYLISQGAQQYSCMKHSGMPVRLNHTEIPLEKLKWPISCHLLPSMCWSEGQIFAFEPFARSSFLF, encoded by the exons ATGAAGACTGCCGAGGAGAGGATAATTGAGAGGATCAACAAGGAGATTGGGAGTGACATAAAGAACCTCCATAAATCCCGGTTTTTAGTGAAAGAATACGAAGAAAGTCTTCAAAACATTCGAGCAAAG ATCTCCCTGGAGAATCCATTGGTAAACTCCGTGATAAAGGCAGCAATTTGCAATGCCCAGGATGCTTCTGAGAGGCTGGAAAGGCAAACGGAAAAGGTCGATGCCTTTGCGGAATCACTGAATGAAAAGCTAGACTTCAGGACGTCGATTGTGGCTGGTATTGAGGATAGTTTGGAGAAGATTGGTGGCCTTGAGCATCTCATTGAGTACTTTAAGATTTTGCGGGATATTCAGGAGATAAGTCAGGAGCTGAAAGCTTCTGTGGGGGGTCGTGATGAGGGGAAAATTGTTGGATTCTATTTGGCACTGTGTGGCGAGAGGGAATCCTCGAATAGTGTCATTGGGAGGCTTCAGCATGTTGAGGCGCCTCACTTGAAGACCTACGCCAATCAGACAGCCAGCTACTGGCATGATATTCTACTCGATAAATTCTCCAAGGATTTCGAGGGTCTCCTCAAGACAATCCGATGGCCATACTTGGGCCATGCTTCGGAAGTGCTGAATCCCTCAAAGGATGCCATGAATAAGCTGGGTATCCTTGCTGAATATCTCTTCCTC ATTAAACCTCCCGGAGATCCAAGTTCCGAACATGTGGTGCTCTCTCCCGGGGTAACATGTCCCCCAATTAGTCATCCCACAGAGCTCCTCATTAAGCCCTTCCGGCAGCGTTTTCAGTTTCATTTCACCGGCACAAAGCAGACAAATCGCCTTGACAAACCCGAATGGTACTTGACGCAGATCATCAATTGGGCCAAGGATAATCACCTCTTTGTGGGTGAGAACTTCCAAGTTTCCGCATCCCGAGCAGGTCTGGCGGATTTCAATGTTCGTCTTGAGTTTGTTCGAGGCCTCGTGCAGCTGGCAATGGAGAAGCTTTGCGAAGAAATTGAGCAAATAGCTCAGGATGAGCATCTCTTTGCACACCTGCTGGATGAAGTGCTCTCCTTTGAGCAAGACATCAAAGAGACTTTCAA CTACCCAAATGCCTTTCCAAGTGCAATTACAGTCCTCACTCAGGCGCAATACATCGTAAAGTGGCTCAACATTGAAAGGGGAT ttacaacaaataaaatggatGCAATCATGACGGGAGACTCTCCATGGGAATTCATTGAGCCCTCTAACTTTGAAGagttgaaaattccaaagtgTGTCGATCAATTCCTTCATCTTCTGGACGCTATCCGGGAGCGATACAGGAACTTATCACAGCCGGGACATCA ATTGCAATTCCTGCAGCTCCAATTGGAACTGATTGATAACTTCCGACGACGGTTGGTGCAGCTGCACAACACCAACATTGGCTACACAAAAATCCTCAATGCAATCAACTATCTCACATCTGTTTTGCGTGAATGGGGCGAAAATGTTCACTACTTGCACCTCCATGCTGCCCTTGTGGGCCCCGATGCGGTGGAAATTAGCTCGGTGTTCGAGAAGCCCGTTGAGGAGCTCGAGCACTGGCAGAGGAAGCTCGTGAAGGAACTTGCGGGGAAGGTTGTGGATGACATAAAGGCAAAATCAATGCCATATCGTCATGATTTGTGGGTCACGATGCCCGAACAGAATGCCAAGGAACCTTTCATTCTCAGCGTAACTGCTGGAGAGATGTTCCACATTATGATGCAGGTGCTGCATAATCTCGAGACGGAGCTGTCTgcgaatatttttgggattgTCTTGCGTCTCATTGCGCACCAACTGGATGATTTCTTCTTGGACAGCATGATTATGAATACGAAATTTTCAACGGGGGGTGCAGCACAATTCCAATTTGACATGACACGCAACCTTTTCCCACTCTTCGGGCAGTACGTCCGGAAGCCAGAGTTACAATTTAAGAGGTGCGTCATGAGGAGGCCAAAGACATcccatttaattgttttatctgaaaattctcttcttcttttcgtAGTATTGCTGATTCATGTATTCTACTTAATCTCCCAAGGGGCTCAGCAATACTCCTGCATGAAACACTCCGGGATGCCAGTACGCTTGAATCACACAGAAATTCCCTTAGAGAAGTTAAAGTGGCCAATCTCATGCCACCTGTTGCCCTCGATGTGTTGGAGCGAAGGACAGATATTTGCTTTTGAGCCTTTTGCAAgaagttcttttcttttctaa
- the LOC129794221 gene encoding RINT1-like protein isoform X2 encodes MKTAEERIIERINKEIGSDIKNLHKSRFLVKEYEESLQNIRAKISLENPLVNSVIKAAICNAQDASERLERQTEKVDAFAESLNEKLDFRTSIVAGIEDSLEKIGGLEHLIEYFKILRDIQEISQELKASVGGRDEGKIVGFYLALCGERESSNSVIGRLQHVEAPHLKTYANQTASYWHDILLDKFSKDFEGLLKTIRWPYLGHASEVLNPSKDAMNKLGILAEYLFLIKPPGDPSSEHVVLSPGVTCPPISHPTELLIKPFRQRFQFHFTGTKQTNRLDKPEWYLTQIINWAKDNHLFVGENFQVSASRAGLADFNVRLEFVRGLVQLAMEKLCEEIEQIAQDEHLFAHLLDEVLSFEQDIKETFNYPNAFPSAITVLTQAQYIVKWLNIERGFTTNKMDAIMTGDSPWEFIEPSNFEELKIPKCVDQFLHLLDAIRERYRNLSQPGHQLQFLQLQLELIDNFRRRLVQLHNTNIGYTKILNAINYLTSVLREWGENVHYLHLHAALVGPDAVEISSVFEKPVEELEHWQRKLVKELAGKVVDDIKAKSMPYRHDLWVTMPEQNAKEPFILSVTAGEMFHIMMQVLHNLETELSANIFGIVLRLIAHQLDDFFLDSMIMNTKFSTGGAAQFQFDMTRNLFPLFGQYVRKPELQFKSIADSCILLNLPRGSAILLHETLRDASTLESHRNSLREVKVANLMPPVALDVLERRTDICF; translated from the exons ATGAAGACTGCCGAGGAGAGGATAATTGAGAGGATCAACAAGGAGATTGGGAGTGACATAAAGAACCTCCATAAATCCCGGTTTTTAGTGAAAGAATACGAAGAAAGTCTTCAAAACATTCGAGCAAAG ATCTCCCTGGAGAATCCATTGGTAAACTCCGTGATAAAGGCAGCAATTTGCAATGCCCAGGATGCTTCTGAGAGGCTGGAAAGGCAAACGGAAAAGGTCGATGCCTTTGCGGAATCACTGAATGAAAAGCTAGACTTCAGGACGTCGATTGTGGCTGGTATTGAGGATAGTTTGGAGAAGATTGGTGGCCTTGAGCATCTCATTGAGTACTTTAAGATTTTGCGGGATATTCAGGAGATAAGTCAGGAGCTGAAAGCTTCTGTGGGGGGTCGTGATGAGGGGAAAATTGTTGGATTCTATTTGGCACTGTGTGGCGAGAGGGAATCCTCGAATAGTGTCATTGGGAGGCTTCAGCATGTTGAGGCGCCTCACTTGAAGACCTACGCCAATCAGACAGCCAGCTACTGGCATGATATTCTACTCGATAAATTCTCCAAGGATTTCGAGGGTCTCCTCAAGACAATCCGATGGCCATACTTGGGCCATGCTTCGGAAGTGCTGAATCCCTCAAAGGATGCCATGAATAAGCTGGGTATCCTTGCTGAATATCTCTTCCTC ATTAAACCTCCCGGAGATCCAAGTTCCGAACATGTGGTGCTCTCTCCCGGGGTAACATGTCCCCCAATTAGTCATCCCACAGAGCTCCTCATTAAGCCCTTCCGGCAGCGTTTTCAGTTTCATTTCACCGGCACAAAGCAGACAAATCGCCTTGACAAACCCGAATGGTACTTGACGCAGATCATCAATTGGGCCAAGGATAATCACCTCTTTGTGGGTGAGAACTTCCAAGTTTCCGCATCCCGAGCAGGTCTGGCGGATTTCAATGTTCGTCTTGAGTTTGTTCGAGGCCTCGTGCAGCTGGCAATGGAGAAGCTTTGCGAAGAAATTGAGCAAATAGCTCAGGATGAGCATCTCTTTGCACACCTGCTGGATGAAGTGCTCTCCTTTGAGCAAGACATCAAAGAGACTTTCAA CTACCCAAATGCCTTTCCAAGTGCAATTACAGTCCTCACTCAGGCGCAATACATCGTAAAGTGGCTCAACATTGAAAGGGGAT ttacaacaaataaaatggatGCAATCATGACGGGAGACTCTCCATGGGAATTCATTGAGCCCTCTAACTTTGAAGagttgaaaattccaaagtgTGTCGATCAATTCCTTCATCTTCTGGACGCTATCCGGGAGCGATACAGGAACTTATCACAGCCGGGACATCA ATTGCAATTCCTGCAGCTCCAATTGGAACTGATTGATAACTTCCGACGACGGTTGGTGCAGCTGCACAACACCAACATTGGCTACACAAAAATCCTCAATGCAATCAACTATCTCACATCTGTTTTGCGTGAATGGGGCGAAAATGTTCACTACTTGCACCTCCATGCTGCCCTTGTGGGCCCCGATGCGGTGGAAATTAGCTCGGTGTTCGAGAAGCCCGTTGAGGAGCTCGAGCACTGGCAGAGGAAGCTCGTGAAGGAACTTGCGGGGAAGGTTGTGGATGACATAAAGGCAAAATCAATGCCATATCGTCATGATTTGTGGGTCACGATGCCCGAACAGAATGCCAAGGAACCTTTCATTCTCAGCGTAACTGCTGGAGAGATGTTCCACATTATGATGCAGGTGCTGCATAATCTCGAGACGGAGCTGTCTgcgaatatttttgggattgTCTTGCGTCTCATTGCGCACCAACTGGATGATTTCTTCTTGGACAGCATGATTATGAATACGAAATTTTCAACGGGGGGTGCAGCACAATTCCAATTTGACATGACACGCAACCTTTTCCCACTCTTCGGGCAGTACGTCCGGAAGCCAGAGTTACAATTTAAGAG TATTGCTGATTCATGTATTCTACTTAATCTCCCAAGGGGCTCAGCAATACTCCTGCATGAAACACTCCGGGATGCCAGTACGCTTGAATCACACAGAAATTCCCTTAGAGAAGTTAAAGTGGCCAATCTCATGCCACCTGTTGCCCTCGATGTGTTGGAGCGAAGGACAGATATTTGCTTTTGA
- the LOC129794222 gene encoding trimethyllysine dioxygenase, mitochondrial — protein MQATERKKRACVVPVCKDERFDLVHKLPMNQERAEEWVTNLDIPELATHSIEDLRKRIFVCSRHFRRQDYKNIESRCLNKTAVPSINLKALDNFNVIDPKVMVKSYPEAEAEIVAPPVPPKLPPRVQRNLTRVVRPVKLREAALVKTLKKRRFTEEVEEILDSHFSMNINIPKVPKTDGHVVPTNHYFIQSREKSQRSGKEEELLEIYVNLPAEVQVQKSLVEAPQLVMSSEFIEVPSRSLKLNYFWLRDHCRCSECYNHRTNQRSFSFLSLPPDVKAKSCQFSDDFLAISWNDGHESQYSWDFLTSHASHLKQSVTKRILWDAEKISQSAFARVSLGDLMADEEAARSVVESLVCYGVAFVDKVPANVSCTELAIKRLFPIHKTFFGEMWTFQSGVMKESDTAYTHEALGAHTDNTYFCDPAGLQVLHCTEFEGDGGESLLVDGYRVASEVKKKHPEVYARLCSTAIPFEYVDETHHHAYTAPLIKEDKVTGSVEQIRFNLYDRAPLDTLPYDEIQQFYSDLRVMAAEVASEGNEWWFKLSPGTVMIFDNWRLLHGRAALTGKRSMCGCYVARTDFLSVARKMKLVD, from the exons ATGCAGGCTACGGAGAGGAAGAAACGTGCATGCGTGGTGCCTGTGTGCAAGGACGAGAGATTTGATTTAGTGCACAAATTGCCGATGAATCAGGAGAGAGCTGAGGAATGGGTGACCAATCTGGATATCCCAGAATTAGCCACACATTCCATTGAGGATCTCCGGAAGAGGATTTTTGTGTGTAGTCGACACTTTAGGCGGCAGGACTACAAGAATATCGAATCGAGATGTTTGAATAAGACAGCCGTGCCATCAATTAATCTCAAAGCGCTGGACAACTTCAATGTCATCGATCCCAAAGTGATGGTTAAGTCGTATCCAGAAGCGGAGGCAGAAATTGTTGCACCACCTGTGCCACCAAAGCTACCGCCTCGTGTGCAGCGGAATTTAACGCGAGTTGTGCGTCCGGTTAAATTGAGAGAGGCAGCTCTAGTGAAGACGCTGAAGAAGAGGAGATTCACAGAGGAAGTTGAAGAAATTCTCgattcacatttttccatgaaTATCAATATTCCAAAAGTACCCAAGACTGATGGGCATGTAGTACCTACGAATCACTACTTTATCCAATCCCgggaaaaatctcaaagaagTGGGAAGGAAGAGGAATTGCTGGAGATTTATGTGAATCTTCCAGCAGAGGTTCAGGTGCAAAAATCTCTCGTGGAAGCACCACAATTGG TCATGTCCAGTGAATTCATCGAAGTGCCTTCGCGGAGTCTCAAGCTGAACTACTTCTGGCTACGGGATCACTGCCGTTGCTCTGAATGCTACAATCATCGCACAAATCAACGGAGTTTCAGCTTCTTGTCTCTTCCGCCCGATGTGAAGGCCAAATCCTGCCAATTCAGCGATGATTTCCTGGCAATTTCAT gGAACGATGGGCATGAATCCCAGTATTCGTGGGATTTCCTCACCAGCCACGCATCCCATCTGAAACAATCTGTGACAAAGAGAATCCTTTGGGATGCTGAGAAAATCTCCCAGAGTGCCTTTGCGCGTGTTTCGCTGGGAGATCTAATGGCTGACGAGGAGGCGGCCAGGAGTGTTGTGGAGAGTTTGGTGTGCTACGGGGTGGCCTTTGTGGATAAAGTCCCGgcgaatgtttcatgcacGGAATTGGCAATTAAGCGCCTCTTTCCCATTCACAAGACTTTCTTCGGGGAAATGTGGACCTTCCAGAGTGGTGTGATGAAGGAGAGTGACACGGCGTACACGCACGAAGCACTTGGGGCGCACACGGATAATACCTACTTTTGCGATCCAGCTGGACTGCAGGTGCTGCACTGTACGGAGTTTGAAGGGGATGGCGGGGAGTCGCTGCTTGTGGATGGATACAGGGTGGCCAGTGAGGTGAAGAAGAAGCATCCAGAGGTCTACGCGAGGCTCTGTTCCACGGCTATTCCCTTCGAGTACGTAGATGAGACGCATCATCACGCCTACACGGCGCCTCTCATCAAAGAGGACAAAGTTACCGGATCTGTTGAACAAATCAG ATTTAATCTCTACGACCGAGCTCCATTGGATACACTACCCTACGATGAGATTCAGCAATTCTACAGCGATCTTCGTGTTATGGCGGCGGAAGTGGCATCCGAGGGGAATGAATGGTGGTTCAAATTATCCCCCGGCACCGTGATGATCTTCGATAATTGGCGCCTCCTCCATGGAAGAGCTGCTCTCACGGGAAAGAGGTCAATGTGTGGCTGCTACGTTGCACGAACGGATTTCCTAAGTGTTGCGCGCAAGATGAAGCTGGTGGATTAA